One stretch of Gadus macrocephalus chromosome 12, ASM3116895v1 DNA includes these proteins:
- the fam20b gene encoding glycosaminoglycan xylosylkinase: MKLKQRVVLLVALLLLLGLGKIFLLDGSEGTAASRRDLRAFRKMEAGLTLSRAAQLTHTLQSPWEIASQWVGPREVYPEETPELAAVLTSLSTARIERADVGYKGTQLKALLVLDGGQKVVFKPKRYNRDYVVEGEPYAGYDRHNAEVAAFHLDRILGFRRAPLVVGRFVNLLTDIKPVATDQLLSTFLTQGNNTCFYGKCYYCRESEPACGVGESMEGSVTLWLPDVWPLQKHRHPWGRTYREGKLARWEYDESYCEAVKKMPPYDAGPRLLDVIDTSIFDYLIGNADRHHYESFQDDGGASMLILLDNAKSFGNAALDERSILAPLYQCCMVRLSTWNRLNLLRSRSLSAALRQALTFDPLQPVLAEPHLAALDRRLAGVIATVKQCIESQGPDNTLIEDRINLPHP, translated from the exons ATGAAGCTCAAACAGCGCGTGGTGCTACTGGTcgccttgctgctgctgctgggcctgggCAAGATCTTCCTGCTGGATGGAAGTGAGGGCACCGCAGCCAGCCGCAGAGACCTCCGGGCATTTCGCAAG ATGGAGGCGGGCCTGACGCTGTCCCGCGCCGCCCAGCTGACCCACACGCTTCAGTCTCCCTGGGAGATCGCCAGCCAGTGGGTGGGCCCGCGGGAGGTGTACCCCGAGGAGACCCCTGAGCTAGCGGCTGTGCTCACGTCCCTTAGCACGGCCAGGATCGAGCGGGCCGATGTGGGCTACAAGGGCACCCAGCTCAAGGCTCTGCTGGTGCTGGACGGTGGGCAGAAGGTGGTCTTCAAGCCCAAGAG ATACAACAGAGACTatgtggtggagggggaaccGTACGCAGGCTACGACAGACACAACGCAGAGGTGGCTGCGTTCCACCTCGACAG GATCCTGGGCTTCAGGAGAGCGCCCCTAGTGGTGGGAAGATTTGTCAATCTGCTCACCGACATCAAACCCGTGGCCACGGATCAACTGCTGAGCACGTTCCTCACCCAGG gTAACAACACGTGTTTCTATGGCAAGTGTTACTACTgtcgcgagagcgagccagccTGCGGCGTGGGCGAGTCGATGGAGGGCTCTGTGACACTGTGGCTCCCAGATGTGTGGCCCTTGCAGAAGCATCGGCACCCCTGGGGCCGCACGTACAGGGAGGGGAAGCTGGCCAG gtgggagTACGATGAGAGCTACTGCGAGGCGGTAAAGAAGATGCCGCCGTACGACGCAGGGCCGCGTCTGCTGGACGTCATTGACACATCCATATTCGATTACCTCATCGGAAACGCCGACCGCCATCACTACGAGAGTTTCCAGGACGACGGGGGGGCGAGCATGCTCATTCTGCTGGATAACGCCAAGAG TTTTGGAAATGCCGCTCTGGATGAGCGCAGCATTCTGGCGCCTCTCTACCAGTGTTGTAT ggtTCGGCTCTCCACCTGGAACAGGCTGAACCTGCTGAGGAGCAGGTCGCTGAGCGCCGCCTTGCGCCAGGCCCTCACCTTTGACCCGCTCCAGCCCGTGCTGGCGGAACCCCACCTAGCGGCCCTGGACAGGCGCCTCGCGGGCGTCATAGCGACGGTGAAGCAGTGCATCGAGTCCCAGGGTCCAGACAACACCCTGATAGAGGACCGGATAAACCTGCCCCATCCCTAG
- the LOC132469254 gene encoding uncharacterized protein LOC132469254 yields the protein MVSCKQIHFRPPTTSVGPTPCHHLVLLGCSLSMDAYEQKLRAVRSMEEQGAEYTMKGQEHRCSRWRLGVAFTMPYVLVIACMAFTFHTRNTITSLLNVEKAYDDIFIQFHPISDISDKKTLEFKNYTNKTVDLVDNREIVISCNGPYILHMYVCPQGFNNKPGQGHLELRLAPEQQAITNFSLESRGGIDCKGLQTNVYLRRKQRLILYFSSKNQTLKIKNVMLGLRYLLGQCQY from the exons ATGGTCTCGTGTAAACAAATTCATTTTCGGCCACCCACAACTTCTGTTGGGCCTACTCCTTGTCATCACTTGGTCCTACTTGGTTGCTCACTCAGCATGGATGCATATGAACAAAAGCTCCGAGCCGTGAGATCGATGGAGGAACAAGGTGCCGAGTATACCATGAAGGGACAGGAACACCGATGCAGCCGCTGGAGGCTGGGGGTGGCTTTTACCATGCCGTATGTATTGGTGATCGCATGTATGGCCTTTACCTTTCACACGCGCAACACCATAACCTCGCTCTTG AACGTGGAAAAAGCATATGATGACATCTTCATACAATTTCATCCCATCTCAG ATATCTCAGACAAGAAGACACTCGAGTTCAAGAACTACACAAACAAAACTGTGGATCTGGTGGACAACAGAGAGATCGTCATCTCTTGCAACGGCCCGTACATCCTACACATGTACGTGTGCCCCCAGGGTTTTAACAACAAACCCGGACAGGGCCACCTGGAGCTACGCCTGGCCCCGGAGCAGCAAGCGATCACTAACTTCTCCCTTGAGAGCAGAGGGGGCATCGACTGCAAGGGCCTACAAACCAATGTCTACCTGCGGAGGAAGCAGAGACTGATCCTCTACTTCTCCTCCAAGAACCAAACCCTCAAGATTAAGAATGTCATGCTTGGCCTACGCTACCTGTTGGGGCAGTGCCAGTACTGA